In Sphingobacteriaceae bacterium, the following are encoded in one genomic region:
- a CDS encoding glycosyltransferase family 2 protein yields MSVILNIVNPCYNPKQGWEKNLLENYKSLILQLPAEVKVHLFLVNDGSCEGISNQSIIYLDEQLHHFTYIHHSENSGKGFAIRSAMQRIKEGYVMYTDIDYPFKTESMVEIFHLLHSSKYDVVLGVRTREYFRKLPLTRKIFSFLLRTANHLFFPGLLVKDTQSGLKACNQKGRAAFLNTRINGFLFEPEFIRLCTRENLRIKGIALKAKDNIYFSFLDWKVLRKELCNYIRLMV; encoded by the coding sequence ATGAGTGTAATTTTAAACATTGTGAATCCCTGTTATAATCCCAAACAAGGTTGGGAAAAGAATTTGTTAGAGAATTACAAAAGTTTAATTCTACAATTACCCGCTGAAGTGAAAGTACATTTATTTTTGGTTAACGATGGCTCTTGCGAAGGTATCTCTAATCAAAGTATTATATATTTGGATGAACAACTGCATCATTTTACTTATATTCATCATTCTGAAAATTCAGGTAAGGGATTTGCAATACGATCAGCTATGCAAAGAATAAAGGAGGGTTATGTGATGTATACAGATATAGACTATCCTTTTAAAACGGAAAGCATGGTGGAAATTTTTCACCTGCTACATAGCAGTAAATATGATGTGGTGCTTGGTGTAAGAACAAGAGAGTATTTTCGTAAACTCCCTTTAACACGTAAAATATTTTCTTTTTTATTAAGAACGGCTAATCATTTGTTTTTCCCCGGGTTGTTGGTGAAAGATACTCAATCCGGATTAAAAGCCTGTAATCAAAAGGGAAGAGCTGCTTTTTTGAATACCCGAATAAATGGATTTTTATTTGAGCCTGAATTTATTCGACTCTGCACACGAGAAAATTTAAGAATAAAAGGCATAGCTCTTAAAGCGAAAGATAATATTTATTTTTCTTTTTTGGATTGGAAGGTATTACGAAAAGAGTTATGCAACTACATTCGTTTGATGGTTTGA